A section of the [Limnothrix rosea] IAM M-220 genome encodes:
- the ahcY gene encoding adenosylhomocysteinase, with translation MSTSTLTRDYKVADISLASWGRKEIAIAEGEMPALMTIRKKYSNSKPLAGAKIIGCIHMTIQTAVLIETLIELGAEVRWSSCNIFSTQDHAAAAIAESGVPVFAWKGETEEEYMWCIEQTCRTASGELWDANMILDDGGDLTGYIHETYPEMLTKIHGVTEETTTGVHRLYEMLEKGELKIPAINVNDAVTKTKNDNKYGCRHSLNDAIKRGTDHLMAGKKALVIGYGDVGKGSAASLRQEGMIVKVAEVDPICAMQACMDGFEVVSPFINGVNNGAESVDKDLLAKTDLLVTATGNFNVCDANMLKALKPSAVVCNIGHFDNEIDTAYMREHWQWEEVKPQVHKVYRSDDPQDFLLLLSEGRLVNLGNATGHPSRIMDGSFANQVLAQMFLFERKFAEQNPEDRAITVEVLPKHLDEEVARYMVEGFGGVVTQLTPAQADYIHVSVEGPFKTDSYKY, from the coding sequence TGATGACTATTCGTAAGAAGTACAGTAATAGTAAGCCTTTGGCTGGTGCAAAGATTATTGGTTGTATTCATATGACCATTCAGACTGCTGTGCTAATTGAAACTCTCATTGAACTGGGCGCAGAAGTCCGGTGGTCTTCTTGTAATATTTTCTCTACCCAAGACCATGCCGCTGCGGCGATCGCCGAATCTGGCGTACCCGTCTTTGCCTGGAAAGGTGAAACCGAAGAAGAATATATGTGGTGCATCGAGCAAACCTGTCGTACCGCGTCCGGCGAACTATGGGATGCCAACATGATTTTAGATGATGGCGGAGACCTCACAGGCTACATCCACGAAACCTATCCCGAAATGCTCACCAAGATCCATGGTGTGACGGAAGAAACCACCACCGGTGTGCACCGTCTCTATGAAATGCTCGAAAAGGGTGAGCTCAAAATTCCCGCCATTAACGTCAATGACGCAGTAACTAAGACAAAAAATGACAACAAGTACGGTTGTCGCCATAGCCTTAACGATGCGATCAAGCGAGGTACTGACCACCTTATGGCAGGGAAAAAAGCTCTTGTAATCGGCTACGGTGACGTGGGTAAAGGTTCCGCCGCTTCCCTCCGCCAAGAAGGGATGATCGTTAAGGTTGCTGAAGTTGATCCTATCTGCGCAATGCAGGCTTGCATGGATGGCTTTGAAGTGGTTTCTCCCTTCATTAATGGCGTTAATAACGGCGCTGAGAGTGTTGATAAAGACCTTTTGGCGAAAACTGATTTGTTGGTCACTGCCACTGGTAACTTCAATGTTTGTGATGCCAATATGTTGAAAGCCCTTAAGCCTAGTGCTGTGGTTTGCAACATTGGTCACTTTGACAATGAGATTGACACTGCTTATATGCGTGAGCACTGGCAGTGGGAAGAGGTTAAGCCCCAAGTCCATAAGGTCTACCGTAGTGATGATCCCCAAGACTTTTTACTGCTATTGTCTGAAGGCCGTTTGGTGAATCTCGGTAACGCTACTGGCCACCCTTCTCGCATCATGGATGGTTCTTTTGCAAACCAAGTTTTGGCTCAAATGTTCTTGTTTGAGCGTAAGTTTGCGGAGCAAAATCCTGAAGATCGCGCCATTACTGTTGAAGTTCTGCCTAAGCATCTTGATGAGGAAGTGGCGCGCTATATGGTTGAAGGTTTTGGTGGTGTGGTTACGCAGCTCACTCCTGCCCAAGCGGACTACATCCATGTATCTGTAGAGGGGCCTTTCAAGACTGATAGCTATAAGTACTAA
- a CDS encoding dihydroorotase: MSQALENVLLRQVRVLDPVATLDQPQDVLFQGGKLRAIAPQLSDIPEGVEEMEAEDLILAPGLVDLYSHCSEPGYESRETLAQLAQGAIAGGFTQVGILPDTNPALDNIGQLNSFQQLVDNLPDPKPNFHPWAAITKKLAGESLTELGELTLGNTCGFSDGHAIDNWNLLRRTLEYLRPLNQPIALFPKNLALQNGGTARYGKASVAYGLIEELVSVETTAIAAICELVAELKTPVHLMRISTARGVELIADAKKRGLPITASVSWMHLLWNTKALSTYDPNLKFDPPLGNPSDQEVLIEAVKTGIIEAIAIDHQPYLYEEKTVSFAEAPSGVIGLELALPILWQNFVVSEDWSPLQLWQALSTNPQKCLGKEVKAIAPEHPQPLILFDPSKTWQVNHKNLHCPQTNTPWWNRSLSGKVTQSFLT, translated from the coding sequence GTGAGTCAGGCTTTAGAGAATGTTCTATTACGTCAAGTGCGGGTGCTCGACCCCGTGGCAACGTTAGATCAGCCCCAAGATGTGTTGTTTCAAGGGGGCAAACTTCGGGCGATCGCCCCACAACTTTCGGACATCCCAGAAGGGGTTGAAGAAATGGAAGCGGAAGATTTAATTTTGGCTCCCGGTCTCGTAGATCTCTATAGCCATTGCAGTGAACCGGGTTATGAATCCCGCGAAACTTTGGCGCAATTGGCACAAGGGGCGATCGCCGGCGGATTTACGCAGGTGGGGATTTTGCCCGATACCAACCCAGCCCTCGACAATATTGGTCAGCTCAACAGTTTTCAGCAGCTCGTTGATAACTTGCCCGACCCAAAACCCAATTTTCACCCTTGGGCTGCCATCACAAAAAAACTTGCAGGGGAAAGCTTAACGGAATTAGGCGAATTGACTCTAGGGAATACCTGCGGTTTCAGCGACGGTCACGCCATCGATAATTGGAATTTATTGCGGCGAACTCTCGAATATTTACGACCCCTTAATCAACCCATTGCCCTCTTCCCAAAAAATCTTGCGCTACAAAATGGCGGCACTGCCCGCTACGGTAAAGCGAGTGTGGCCTATGGTTTGATTGAAGAATTAGTTTCCGTCGAAACCACGGCGATCGCCGCCATTTGTGAGCTTGTTGCCGAACTAAAAACCCCGGTTCATTTGATGCGTATTTCCACTGCGCGGGGTGTAGAACTCATTGCCGACGCAAAAAAACGCGGTTTGCCCATCACTGCTAGCGTCTCGTGGATGCATTTACTCTGGAACACCAAAGCCCTCAGCACCTACGATCCCAACCTAAAGTTTGACCCACCCCTCGGTAATCCCAGCGATCAAGAAGTCCTAATCGAAGCCGTTAAAACTGGGATTATTGAGGCGATCGCCATCGATCACCAACCCTATCTCTACGAAGAAAAAACCGTCAGTTTTGCCGAAGCCCCTTCCGGAGTCATTGGTTTAGAACTCGCCCTACCAATCCTCTGGCAAAATTTTGTCGTCTCCGAAGATTGGTCGCCTCTCCAACTCTGGCAAGCCCTCAGCACCAACCCCCAGAAATGTTTAGGAAAAGAAGTGAAGGCGATCGCCCCCGAACACCCGCAACCATTAATCCTGTTCGATCCAAGTAAAACTTGGCAGGTCAATCACAAAAATCTGCATTGCCCCCAAACAAATACCCCATGGTGGAATCGCTCCCTATCCGGCAAAGTTACTCAATCCTTCCTTACTTAA
- the ureG gene encoding urease accessory protein UreG, with protein MSALRVGIAGPVGSGKTALLDALCKALRDKYQIAVVTNDIYTKEDAQFLTRSGALPAERIMGVETGGCPHTAIREDASLNLSAIAQLEEQFNPLKILFVESGGDNLAATFSPELVDLTIYVIDVAAGDKIPRKGGPGITKSDLLVINKIDLAPAVGADLDVMDRDAKKMRGSKPFLFSNLKTQKGLDDIISFVEKHIV; from the coding sequence ATGAGTGCATTACGTGTGGGAATTGCGGGACCTGTCGGGTCGGGAAAAACGGCTCTTTTAGATGCGCTTTGTAAGGCTTTGCGGGATAAATATCAAATTGCGGTGGTCACCAATGACATTTACACCAAAGAAGATGCCCAATTTTTAACGCGTTCGGGGGCGTTACCTGCTGAAAGAATTATGGGCGTGGAAACGGGCGGTTGTCCCCACACCGCGATTCGGGAAGATGCCTCGCTAAATTTGTCGGCGATCGCCCAACTAGAAGAACAATTCAATCCCCTTAAAATTTTATTTGTGGAAAGTGGCGGCGATAATCTCGCAGCAACCTTTAGCCCGGAGTTAGTGGATCTAACGATTTACGTGATCGATGTGGCAGCAGGGGACAAAATTCCTCGCAAAGGAGGGCCAGGCATCACAAAGTCAGATTTGCTGGTGATTAATAAAATCGATTTGGCTCCGGCAGTCGGCGCAGATCTAGATGTCATGGATCGAGATGCAAAGAAAATGCGCGGCAGTAAACCATTTCTTTTTAGTAATTTAAAAACCCAGAAAGGACTTGACGATATCATTAGCTTTGTCGAAAAACATATTGTGTAA
- a CDS encoding type II toxin-antitoxin system VapC family toxin — MIIADTGFWVALLDRRDSYHNQALESLRTYNEPLITTWSVITETCYLLLTRKNIQTQIKFVEQINQDLFTIFDLNASHVPRIAELMKKYADLPMDLADASLVILAEHLGHGRIFSVDQRDFYTYRWKNTEPFQNLLIT, encoded by the coding sequence ATGATCATCGCTGATACTGGGTTTTGGGTAGCATTGCTTGACCGTAGAGACTCTTACCACAATCAAGCTCTTGAATCTTTGCGTACTTATAATGAACCTTTGATCACAACGTGGAGTGTGATTACAGAAACCTGTTACTTATTGCTTACTCGAAAAAATATTCAGACTCAAATAAAGTTTGTTGAGCAGATTAATCAAGACTTATTCACTATATTTGACCTCAATGCAAGCCATGTCCCAAGAATTGCAGAGTTAATGAAAAAATATGCTGATTTACCAATGGATTTGGCAGATGCTTCGCTGGTTATTTTAGCAGAACATCTAGGTCATGGGCGTATCTTTTCAGTTGATCAAAGAGACTTTTATACTTATCGCTGGAAAAATACTGAACCCTTTCAAAATCTACTGATAACCTAG